A DNA window from Melanotaenia boesemani isolate fMelBoe1 chromosome 6, fMelBoe1.pri, whole genome shotgun sequence contains the following coding sequences:
- the cobl gene encoding protein cordon-bleu isoform X1 has protein sequence MTTESSKPPLGRRMKAHAPPPPQVPQPAPRHIFRSSVPDGGRTSAAEAKENILRPTVDLQLTLPQGNQISVTEDGSKALMDLLVELCSCHHLNPALHTLELLSPEGHPLGFKPNVLLGSLNVACILIKEKVLEEKVARRPAPKVPEKTVRLMVNYHVSQKAVVRVNPLAPLQALIPVICNKCEFDPERILLLKDSISRHELPMDKSLTELGIKELYVHDQSLAFQPKMASAPALNYSDTICSSTASLGRPQKKGFRGIFQFSSRKFKTETSMDMDDCDDRINQNTDTHTNGLSTVSGIHSTEVQPGTLGQSQSVVNIPRMSSKNETKKRRAPAPPGALTPSTGHTSFEISQVGLGSESQQRKRKAPAPPPTPTSITQDSDDTSTLASPTPDSHTERPAPACRTKVAQSTTASDASVVVQTVKPSPLKIAIQPPPVCHATPTASSPSPSSSTTDSLAVQDSSSELSHSFDDSDADLEQAGSHYSTSSSANGSVQVRPTTTSTSSRMVESTSSTPAPTKQDVKSDISSRSDTESALNLKLDEVENNRHSAIGNSDRPVPPKPCRSPTRESPQHVPPPTLSVPPSSPSPVGHTDSISLQDSMEMKEAAPQSWLHSMQSSTASGQKQETKSPETLSLDSSSSGSSLRDNGFTAGMAEGEDSGIVSSLSDTQPTSPEGSLSLDGRSGGEKLMGPQQDISSDSDEGCATWGSMHRHNVTSTQAQSFSSKDDSELTNQLHQTLADFEGKLADHVQIVSGKESLYTISTSSDEVPVSVVDMDVPVTAIDEVLEEYEHNIVEHEVTSPTRTEAVGSEGSAFCQSNVESQNKNNNAYTAAVSDKRSTAYVKQLYQSEQHSTSWVDKSTGGKKEEKILEVQMKEMSFVDTRSVKEDKQTLAVKSNVDLQKDGKNAKIIPDPVKSKTQSFQVKKPDPPPAIRRTVSTEKDEMDRGHPGYSSSNSSSGKITPNVTSRFGMKTFTVVPPKPSIMHDGTSQSAVTVTPCAIKIDDQGNMVRAGLSHNNVKQSSKSEINDSSPLHEKAKAFWSSNEKQENAGAAIKGLIDKTKDSVNGLDSAPAGGLEATLRTSNTEHQKTQSTVSKPAEMVQLKVVVAEEGAKEPVKVVNKEWAEMENKISMPKNVQRPSDKPSLPPPLLPEFKRDLSFLKPSRRTSSQYVASAISKYTPKSSAKPSNVPKVPDFSPSTITEAGAGFQRRGRSVHVTPLQSTPSSLSDNKENVSTSTPNPPGPKRSVSYPEHVSDTQRSFGEMKLDRRVFENCAVSSKGGSSDMLDTETAKNNHCQSNGSTQIRSNGSNSEDHFKHVRPRSPSPATNSPLHSLCKPPTAPKITSQSHVSGSKDTTKAPTHLTPDDKLQPSVPVSHSDVTPGPPAVTVFGPIKKVKPVIYRSVEKETSLHSNLMEAILTGGGKDRLKKISASGPSKLKKATYVEEENERSALLAAIRAQSNTGRLRKTKSEAANELEEFRKATSDEERSASSSSSPPSLTCSSPAFVPPPPPPVVAPPPPPPVLPLGKPSTLGHPNANAAMNPALAREAMLEAIRSGSAAERLKKVSVPTKTVQVNGRLGTIQATSSTVSQR, from the exons TAAAGCTCTGATGGACTTACTGGTCGAGCTGTGTAGTTGTCACCACCTCAATCCAGCACTACACACCCTGGAGCTACTGTCGCCTGAGGGCCACCCTTTGGGGTTCAAGCCCAACGTCCTCCTTGGCTCCCTCAATGTGGCCTGTATTCTCATCAAGGAGAAAGTCTTGGAGGAGAAAGTGGCACGAAGACCAGCACCCAAAGTGCCAGAG AAAACTGTGCGTTTGATGGTGAACTACCACGTCAGCCAGAAGGCGGTGGTACGAGTCAACCCGCTGGCTCCACTCCAGGCTCTGATACCAGTCATCTGTAATAAGTGTGAGTTTGACCCTGAACGTATCCTGCTTCTGAAGGACAGCATCAGTCGTCACGAGTTGCCGATGGACAAATCTCTGACAGAGCTGGGGATCAAGGAACTCTACGTGCATGATCAGAGTCTGG CTTTCCAGCCTAAAATGGCTTCTGCACCTGCTCTTAACTACTCAG ATACAATTTGCTCCAGTACTGCCAGTCTGGGAAGACCACAAAAGAAAGGCTTCCGAGGCATCTTCCAGTTCAGCAGTAGGAAATTCAAA ACAGAGACATCTATGGACATGGATGACTGTGATGATAGaataaaccaaaacacagacacacacaccaat GGTCTGTCTACAGTGTCAGGCATCCACAGCACAGAGGTTCAGCCTGGTACCTTGGGCCAGTCTCAGTCTGTTGTAAATATTCCCAGAATGTCTTCTAAGAATGAGACCAAGAAGAGAAGGGCCCCAGCACCACCTGGTGCCCTGACACCCAGCACGGGACACACAAGCTTTGAAATCAGTCAG GTGGGCCTTGGTTCAGAAAGccagcagagaaaaagaaaggctccagctcctcctccaaCTCCAACTTCCATCACCCAAGACTCTGACGACACTTCAACCCTTGCCTCTCCCACTCCCGATAGCCACACTGAAAGACCCGCCCCAGCTTGCCGCACCAAGGTGGCACAGTCAACAACAGCCTCTGATGCCTCTGTGGTGGTACAAACAGTAAAACCATCTCCTTTAAAAATAGCAATACAGCCTCCGCCTGTGTGCCATGCGACTCCGACTGCCAGTTCTCCATCCCCAAGCAGCAGCACCACTGACAGCCTCGCTGTGCAGGATTCCAGCTCTGAGCTCAGTCACAGCTTTGATGACTCAGATGCTGACCTGGAGCAGGCCGGGTCCCACTACAGCACCAGCAGTTCAGCAAATGGCTCTGTGCAGGTGCGGCCCACTACAACAAGCACCAGCAGCAGGATGGTGGAATCAACAAGCAGTACACCTGCCCCAACAAAACAAGATGTGAAATCAGACATCAGCTCCAGGTCAGACACGGAGTCGGCCCTAAATCTGAAGCTGGATGAAGTGGAGAACAACAGACATAGCGCAATAg GAAACAGTGATCGACCAGTGCCTCCAAAACCTTGTCGTTCCCCAACCAGAGAGTCACCACAGCATGTCCCACCCCCTACCTTGTCTGTCCCTCCCTCTTCCCCCTCTCCCGTTGGGCATACAGACAGCATCTCTCTACAGgattccatggagatgaaggaagCAGCTCCCCAGT CTTGGCTTCATTCCATGCAGAGCTCCACAGCCAGTGGCCAGAAACAAGAAACTAAATCGCCTGAGACTCTGTCTTTGGATAGCAGCAGCAGTGGCAGCAGCTTGCGGGACAATGGTTTTACAGCTGGTATGGCAGAGGGCGAGGATTCAGGCATCGTCAGTTCCCTTTCTGATACTCAGCCCACCTCCCCGGAAGGGAGTTTATCCCTGGATGGAAGAAGTGGAGGAGAGAAACTAATGGGACCACAGCAGGACATTTCCAGCGACAGCGATGAGGGATGCGCCACCTGGGGATCGATGCACAG GCACAATGTCACCAGCACCCAGGCACAGTCATTCAGCTCTAAAGATGactcagaactcacaaaccagCTCCATCAGACTCTGGCAGATTTTGAAGGCAAACTTGCAG ACCATGTACAAATTGTCTCAGGAAAAGAGTCCCTTTACACAATTTCCACTAGCAGTGATGAAGTGCCTGTGTCTGTAGTGGACATGGATGTGCCAGTTACAGCCATAGATGAGGTGCTGGAGGAGTATGAACATAATATTGTAGAACATGAGGTGACATCACCTACCAGGACTGAGGCTGTTGGCAGTGAAG GTTCAGCCTTTTGCCAGTCCAATGTCGagtcacagaacaaaaacaacaatgctTATACAGCTGCTGTCAGTGATAAAAGAAGCACTGCATATGTCAAGCAGTTGTATCAATCAGAGCAGCACAGTACATCATGGGTGGACAAATCTACAGGGggtaaaaaggaagaaaagataCTAGAGGTTCAAATGAAAGAGATGAGTTTTGTCGATACTAGAAGTGTGAAAGAGGATAAACAAACATTAGCAGTAAAATCTAATGTTGACCTACAGAAAGACGGCAAGAACGCTAAGATCATCCCTGATCCTGTTAAAAGTAAAACTCAGTCGTTTCAGGTCAAAAAACCTGATCCTCCACCAGCAATTCGGAGAACAGTGTCTACAGAAAAAGATGAGATGGACAGAGGTCATCCAGGCTACTCTAGTTCTAACTCTTCATCTGGAAAAATTACTCCCAACGTCACATCACGCTTTGGTATGAAAACATTTACCGTGGTCCCTCCCAAACCCTCCATCATGCATGATGGTACGTCACAGTCAGCTGTCACAGTAACCCCTTGTGCCATTAAAATTGATGATCAAGGAAATATGGTGAGAGCGGGTCTCTCGCATAATAATGTTAAACAGTCATCTAAATCAGAGATTAATGACTCTTCCCCTCTTCATGAAAAAGCCAAAGCTTTTTGGAGctcaaatgaaaaacaagaaaatgctgggGCAGCAATAAAAGGTCTGATTGATAAGACTAAGGACAGCGTAAATGGCCTTGACAGTGCTCCTGCTGGTGGCCTGGAGGCCACATTGAGGACCAGTAACACAGAGCACCAGAAAACACAGAGTACAGTTTCCAAGCCTGCAGAGATGGTCCAGCTGAAAGTGGTGGTTGCAGAAGAAGGAGCTAAAGAGCCTGTGAAAGTTGTAAACAAAGAGTGGGCTGAGATGGAGAACAAGATTTCAATGCCCAAAAATGTTCAGCGGCCAAGTGATAaaccttcccttcctcctccactgCTTCCAGAATTTAAAAGGGACCTGTCCTTCCTTAAACCATCCAGACGAACCTCAAGCCAATATGTGGCATCTGCCATCTCTAAATACACCCCAAAGAGCTCAGCTAAACCAAGCAACGTTCCTAAAGTCCCTGACTTCTCTCCATCTACAATAACAGAAGCTGGGGCTGGTTTCCAGAGAAGGGGTCGGTCTGTACATGTGACTCCGCTCCAATCTACCCCCTCATCTTTATCAGATAATAAGGAGAATGTCTCCACTTCTACACCCAACCCCCCTGGTCCCAAGAGGTCTGTGAGCTACCCAGAGCATGTGTCAGATACTCAGAGATCTTTTGGGGAAATGAAATTGGACAGGAGGGTGTTTGAAAATTGTGCTGTATCCTCCAAAGGAGGTTCTTCTGATATGTTGGACACTGAAACAGCAAAGAATAATCACTGTCAGTCCAATGGATCCACCCAGATACGATCGAATGGCAGTAATAGTGAAGATCATTTTAAACACGTTCGACCCAGAAGCCCCAGCCCTGCAACAAACAGTCCTCTGCACTCATTGTGTAAACCACCCACAGCCCCAAAGATCACATCTCAAAGCCATGTAAGT GGCTCGAAGGACACAACGAAGGCACCCACTCACCTAACCCCAGATGACAAACTGCAGCCTTCAGTCCCAGTTTCACACAGTGATGTGACCCCTGGACCTCCAGCAGTAACAGTGTTTGGGCCCATTAAAAAGGTCAAGCCAGTCATCTATAGATCTGTTGAAAAGGAGACATCTCTGCACAGCAATCTGATGGAGGCAATCCTGACAGGTGGAGGCAAGGATAGACTCAAGAAG ATATCTGCTTCTGGCCCCAGCAAGCTGAAGAAAGCGACTTATGTTGAAGAGGAAAATGAAAGATCTGCTCTTCTGGCTGCTATTAGAGCCCAGAGCAACACAGGCAGGCTGAGGAAG ACAAAATCTGAGGCTGCCAATGAGCTTGAAGAGTTCAGGAAGGCAACCTCTGATGAGGAGAGAAGTGCAAGctcttcctcttctcctccctctttgACCTGTTCCTCCCCTGCCTTTgttccaccaccacctccacctgtaGTTGCACCTCCACCTCCGCCACCTGTCTTGCCCCTGGGTAAGCCTAGTACTTTGGGACATCCAAATGCTAATGCGGCCATGAATCCTGCCTTGGCCAGAGAGGCTATGCTGGAGGCTATTCGCTCTGGATCAGCTGCTGAGAGGCTCAAAAAG GTCTCTGTGCCTACAAAGACCGTCCAAGTGAACGGCAGACTGGGAACCATTCAAGCAACCTCATCGACAGTCTCTCAACGCTAA
- the cobl gene encoding protein cordon-bleu isoform X2 has translation MTTESSKPPLGRRMKAHAPPPPQVPQPAPRHIFRSSVPDGGRTSAAEAKENILRPTVDLQLTLPQGNQISVTEDGSKALMDLLVELCSCHHLNPALHTLELLSPEGHPLGFKPNVLLGSLNVACILIKEKVLEEKVARRPAPKVPEKTVRLMVNYHVSQKAVVRVNPLAPLQALIPVICNKCEFDPERILLLKDSISRHELPMDKSLTELGIKELYVHDQSLAFQPKMASAPALNYSDTICSSTASLGRPQKKGFRGIFQFSSRKFKTETSMDMDDCDDRINQNTDTHTNGLSTVSGIHSTEVQPGTLGQSQSVVNIPRMSSKNETKKRRAPAPPGALTPSTGHTSFEISQVGLGSESQQRKRKAPAPPPTPTSITQDSDDTSTLASPTPDSHTERPAPACRTKVAQSTTASDASVVVQTVKPSPLKIAIQPPPVCHATPTASSPSPSSSTTDSLAVQDSSSELSHSFDDSDADLEQAGSHYSTSSSANGSVQVRPTTTSTSSRMVESTSSTPAPTKQDVKSDISSRSDTESALNLKLDEVENNRHSAIGNSDRPVPPKPCRSPTRESPQHVPPPTLSVPPSSPSPVGHTDSISLQDSMEMKEAAPQSWLHSMQSSTASGQKQETKSPETLSLDSSSSGSSLRDNGFTAGMAEGEDSGIVSSLSDTQPTSPEGSLSLDGRSGGEKLMGPQQDISSDSDEGCATWGSMHRHNVTSTQAQSFSSKDDSELTNQLHQTLADFEGKLADHVQIVSGKESLYTISTSSDEVPVSVVDMDVPVTAIDEVLEEYEHNIVEHEVTSPTRTEAVGSEGSAFCQSNVESQNKNNNAYTAAVSDKRSTAYVKQLYQSEQHSTSWVDKSTGGKKEEKILEVQMKEMSFVDTRSVKEDKQTLAVKSNVDLQKDGKNAKIIPDPVKSKTQSFQVKKPDPPPAIRRTVSTEKDEMDRGHPGYSSSNSSSGKITPNVTSRFGMKTFTVVPPKPSIMHDGTSQSAVTVTPCAIKIDDQGNMVRAGLSHNNVKQSSKSEINDSSPLHEKAKAFWSSNEKQENAGAAIKGLIDKTKDSVNGLDSAPAGGLEATLRTSNTEHQKTQSTVSKPAEMVQLKVVVAEEGAKEPVKVVNKEWAEMENKISMPKNVQRPSDKPSLPPPLLPEFKRDLSFLKPSRRTSSQYVASAISKYTPKSSAKPSNVPKVPDFSPSTITEAGAGFQRRGRSVHVTPLQSTPSSLSDNKENVSTSTPNPPGPKRSVSYPEHVSDTQRSFGEMKLDRRVFENCAVSSKGGSSDMLDTETAKNNHCQSNGSTQIRSNGSNSEDHFKHVRPRSPSPATNSPLHSLCKPPTAPKITSQSHGSKDTTKAPTHLTPDDKLQPSVPVSHSDVTPGPPAVTVFGPIKKVKPVIYRSVEKETSLHSNLMEAILTGGGKDRLKKISASGPSKLKKATYVEEENERSALLAAIRAQSNTGRLRKTKSEAANELEEFRKATSDEERSASSSSSPPSLTCSSPAFVPPPPPPVVAPPPPPPVLPLGKPSTLGHPNANAAMNPALAREAMLEAIRSGSAAERLKKVSVPTKTVQVNGRLGTIQATSSTVSQR, from the exons TAAAGCTCTGATGGACTTACTGGTCGAGCTGTGTAGTTGTCACCACCTCAATCCAGCACTACACACCCTGGAGCTACTGTCGCCTGAGGGCCACCCTTTGGGGTTCAAGCCCAACGTCCTCCTTGGCTCCCTCAATGTGGCCTGTATTCTCATCAAGGAGAAAGTCTTGGAGGAGAAAGTGGCACGAAGACCAGCACCCAAAGTGCCAGAG AAAACTGTGCGTTTGATGGTGAACTACCACGTCAGCCAGAAGGCGGTGGTACGAGTCAACCCGCTGGCTCCACTCCAGGCTCTGATACCAGTCATCTGTAATAAGTGTGAGTTTGACCCTGAACGTATCCTGCTTCTGAAGGACAGCATCAGTCGTCACGAGTTGCCGATGGACAAATCTCTGACAGAGCTGGGGATCAAGGAACTCTACGTGCATGATCAGAGTCTGG CTTTCCAGCCTAAAATGGCTTCTGCACCTGCTCTTAACTACTCAG ATACAATTTGCTCCAGTACTGCCAGTCTGGGAAGACCACAAAAGAAAGGCTTCCGAGGCATCTTCCAGTTCAGCAGTAGGAAATTCAAA ACAGAGACATCTATGGACATGGATGACTGTGATGATAGaataaaccaaaacacagacacacacaccaat GGTCTGTCTACAGTGTCAGGCATCCACAGCACAGAGGTTCAGCCTGGTACCTTGGGCCAGTCTCAGTCTGTTGTAAATATTCCCAGAATGTCTTCTAAGAATGAGACCAAGAAGAGAAGGGCCCCAGCACCACCTGGTGCCCTGACACCCAGCACGGGACACACAAGCTTTGAAATCAGTCAG GTGGGCCTTGGTTCAGAAAGccagcagagaaaaagaaaggctccagctcctcctccaaCTCCAACTTCCATCACCCAAGACTCTGACGACACTTCAACCCTTGCCTCTCCCACTCCCGATAGCCACACTGAAAGACCCGCCCCAGCTTGCCGCACCAAGGTGGCACAGTCAACAACAGCCTCTGATGCCTCTGTGGTGGTACAAACAGTAAAACCATCTCCTTTAAAAATAGCAATACAGCCTCCGCCTGTGTGCCATGCGACTCCGACTGCCAGTTCTCCATCCCCAAGCAGCAGCACCACTGACAGCCTCGCTGTGCAGGATTCCAGCTCTGAGCTCAGTCACAGCTTTGATGACTCAGATGCTGACCTGGAGCAGGCCGGGTCCCACTACAGCACCAGCAGTTCAGCAAATGGCTCTGTGCAGGTGCGGCCCACTACAACAAGCACCAGCAGCAGGATGGTGGAATCAACAAGCAGTACACCTGCCCCAACAAAACAAGATGTGAAATCAGACATCAGCTCCAGGTCAGACACGGAGTCGGCCCTAAATCTGAAGCTGGATGAAGTGGAGAACAACAGACATAGCGCAATAg GAAACAGTGATCGACCAGTGCCTCCAAAACCTTGTCGTTCCCCAACCAGAGAGTCACCACAGCATGTCCCACCCCCTACCTTGTCTGTCCCTCCCTCTTCCCCCTCTCCCGTTGGGCATACAGACAGCATCTCTCTACAGgattccatggagatgaaggaagCAGCTCCCCAGT CTTGGCTTCATTCCATGCAGAGCTCCACAGCCAGTGGCCAGAAACAAGAAACTAAATCGCCTGAGACTCTGTCTTTGGATAGCAGCAGCAGTGGCAGCAGCTTGCGGGACAATGGTTTTACAGCTGGTATGGCAGAGGGCGAGGATTCAGGCATCGTCAGTTCCCTTTCTGATACTCAGCCCACCTCCCCGGAAGGGAGTTTATCCCTGGATGGAAGAAGTGGAGGAGAGAAACTAATGGGACCACAGCAGGACATTTCCAGCGACAGCGATGAGGGATGCGCCACCTGGGGATCGATGCACAG GCACAATGTCACCAGCACCCAGGCACAGTCATTCAGCTCTAAAGATGactcagaactcacaaaccagCTCCATCAGACTCTGGCAGATTTTGAAGGCAAACTTGCAG ACCATGTACAAATTGTCTCAGGAAAAGAGTCCCTTTACACAATTTCCACTAGCAGTGATGAAGTGCCTGTGTCTGTAGTGGACATGGATGTGCCAGTTACAGCCATAGATGAGGTGCTGGAGGAGTATGAACATAATATTGTAGAACATGAGGTGACATCACCTACCAGGACTGAGGCTGTTGGCAGTGAAG GTTCAGCCTTTTGCCAGTCCAATGTCGagtcacagaacaaaaacaacaatgctTATACAGCTGCTGTCAGTGATAAAAGAAGCACTGCATATGTCAAGCAGTTGTATCAATCAGAGCAGCACAGTACATCATGGGTGGACAAATCTACAGGGggtaaaaaggaagaaaagataCTAGAGGTTCAAATGAAAGAGATGAGTTTTGTCGATACTAGAAGTGTGAAAGAGGATAAACAAACATTAGCAGTAAAATCTAATGTTGACCTACAGAAAGACGGCAAGAACGCTAAGATCATCCCTGATCCTGTTAAAAGTAAAACTCAGTCGTTTCAGGTCAAAAAACCTGATCCTCCACCAGCAATTCGGAGAACAGTGTCTACAGAAAAAGATGAGATGGACAGAGGTCATCCAGGCTACTCTAGTTCTAACTCTTCATCTGGAAAAATTACTCCCAACGTCACATCACGCTTTGGTATGAAAACATTTACCGTGGTCCCTCCCAAACCCTCCATCATGCATGATGGTACGTCACAGTCAGCTGTCACAGTAACCCCTTGTGCCATTAAAATTGATGATCAAGGAAATATGGTGAGAGCGGGTCTCTCGCATAATAATGTTAAACAGTCATCTAAATCAGAGATTAATGACTCTTCCCCTCTTCATGAAAAAGCCAAAGCTTTTTGGAGctcaaatgaaaaacaagaaaatgctgggGCAGCAATAAAAGGTCTGATTGATAAGACTAAGGACAGCGTAAATGGCCTTGACAGTGCTCCTGCTGGTGGCCTGGAGGCCACATTGAGGACCAGTAACACAGAGCACCAGAAAACACAGAGTACAGTTTCCAAGCCTGCAGAGATGGTCCAGCTGAAAGTGGTGGTTGCAGAAGAAGGAGCTAAAGAGCCTGTGAAAGTTGTAAACAAAGAGTGGGCTGAGATGGAGAACAAGATTTCAATGCCCAAAAATGTTCAGCGGCCAAGTGATAaaccttcccttcctcctccactgCTTCCAGAATTTAAAAGGGACCTGTCCTTCCTTAAACCATCCAGACGAACCTCAAGCCAATATGTGGCATCTGCCATCTCTAAATACACCCCAAAGAGCTCAGCTAAACCAAGCAACGTTCCTAAAGTCCCTGACTTCTCTCCATCTACAATAACAGAAGCTGGGGCTGGTTTCCAGAGAAGGGGTCGGTCTGTACATGTGACTCCGCTCCAATCTACCCCCTCATCTTTATCAGATAATAAGGAGAATGTCTCCACTTCTACACCCAACCCCCCTGGTCCCAAGAGGTCTGTGAGCTACCCAGAGCATGTGTCAGATACTCAGAGATCTTTTGGGGAAATGAAATTGGACAGGAGGGTGTTTGAAAATTGTGCTGTATCCTCCAAAGGAGGTTCTTCTGATATGTTGGACACTGAAACAGCAAAGAATAATCACTGTCAGTCCAATGGATCCACCCAGATACGATCGAATGGCAGTAATAGTGAAGATCATTTTAAACACGTTCGACCCAGAAGCCCCAGCCCTGCAACAAACAGTCCTCTGCACTCATTGTGTAAACCACCCACAGCCCCAAAGATCACATCTCAAAGCCAT GGCTCGAAGGACACAACGAAGGCACCCACTCACCTAACCCCAGATGACAAACTGCAGCCTTCAGTCCCAGTTTCACACAGTGATGTGACCCCTGGACCTCCAGCAGTAACAGTGTTTGGGCCCATTAAAAAGGTCAAGCCAGTCATCTATAGATCTGTTGAAAAGGAGACATCTCTGCACAGCAATCTGATGGAGGCAATCCTGACAGGTGGAGGCAAGGATAGACTCAAGAAG ATATCTGCTTCTGGCCCCAGCAAGCTGAAGAAAGCGACTTATGTTGAAGAGGAAAATGAAAGATCTGCTCTTCTGGCTGCTATTAGAGCCCAGAGCAACACAGGCAGGCTGAGGAAG ACAAAATCTGAGGCTGCCAATGAGCTTGAAGAGTTCAGGAAGGCAACCTCTGATGAGGAGAGAAGTGCAAGctcttcctcttctcctccctctttgACCTGTTCCTCCCCTGCCTTTgttccaccaccacctccacctgtaGTTGCACCTCCACCTCCGCCACCTGTCTTGCCCCTGGGTAAGCCTAGTACTTTGGGACATCCAAATGCTAATGCGGCCATGAATCCTGCCTTGGCCAGAGAGGCTATGCTGGAGGCTATTCGCTCTGGATCAGCTGCTGAGAGGCTCAAAAAG GTCTCTGTGCCTACAAAGACCGTCCAAGTGAACGGCAGACTGGGAACCATTCAAGCAACCTCATCGACAGTCTCTCAACGCTAA